One uncultured Carboxylicivirga sp. genomic window, ATATCAGTTCAAAAACACCTGACCGTTTTCTGAAAGAAGGATGTAAAGTTATTCGTCAGGGACATGGTTATCCTTCAGTTTTCAATCCCGACATTTATATACAGGAATTATTGCGTCAGGGTAAATCATTGCAGGATGCCCGCGAAGGTGGTTGTAGCGGCTGTATTGAAGTAGGTGCTTTTGGTAAAGAAGCATACCTTTTAACCGGATACCTGAACGTTCCAAAGATTCTGGAAGTAACATTAAATAATGGTATCGACCCGGTTACTGGCAAAAAAGCTGGTATTGCAACAGGCGACCCACGCGATTTCAAATCCTACGATGAACTTTACGAGGCCTTTGTGAGACAATTGAATTTTGTGGTTGATCAGAAAGTAAGAGTTAGTAACTACATCGATCAGATGTTTGCTAAATATGCCCCTGCTCCTTTCTTATCTGTTGTGATTGATGACTGCATCAGCAAAGGGAAAGACTATTACAATGGCGGACCTCGATACAACACCAATTATATTCAGTGTACTGGCCTGGGAACTGTTACTGATAGCTTGTCAGTATTGAAACACCATGTATTTGATAAGAAAACCTTCAGCATGGAAAAGATACTTGATGCTGTATCAAAAGATTTTCAGGGAGAAGAAATTCTTCACCAGACCATTATTAACAACACTCCGTTTTTTGGTAACGACGATCCTTATGCTGATAACATTGCCCTGGGTGTTTATGCCGATCTGCTAAAAGCTATAGATGGAAAACCAAATACAAAAGGAGAACAGTTTTATCTGAATATGCTGTCAACCACTTGCCATGTTTATTTTGGCAAGGTGATGGGAGCAACACCCAATGGAAGATTAGCAGGCAAGTCAATTTCTGATGGAACATCACCATCACATGGTGCTGATACACATGGACCTTCAGCTGTGGTAAAATCACTAACCAAACTCGATCATACGATGTCGGGTGGTACCTTGTTAAACCTGCGCTTTTTACCAAGCTTGCTGAAACGAGATCAGGACATTGCCAAATTAAGCCAGTTAATCAGAAGCTACTTTGCTTTAGGCGGCCATCATGTTCAGTTTAATATTGTTGACACAGCTACTTTGTATGCAGCTCAGCAAAATCCTGAAGATTATAAGGATTTATTGGTACGAATGGCTGGCTATAGCGACTATTTTAACGACATGAATGCGGATCTTCAGCAGGAAGTGATAGACCGTACTGAAAACGAATCGTTTTAATAAAATTAGATTTATAGACTGTTAGATATCAGACAATAGACTGATTAGCAAAACTCATAAAAAATATGCTCATATTCTAACATTCTGAATAGTAAAAATAAGTGCCAAATTCTTTGAGGTTCTCATAATCTCAAAGGATTTGGCTGACATTTTCATTGACTTTACACTCTCAACCATGAGCAACAGTCTTATTTTCGACATAAAACGTTATGCCATCAATGATGGACCTGGTATACGGTTGACTATCTTTTTTAAAGGTTGCCCATTAAACTGTAAATGGTGCCATAACCCTGAGAGTATTTCACCACAAACGCAAAAAATGTATGCCATACAAAAATGTATTGGTGCACAGGCTTGCATTGAGGTTTGTCCAGAAAATGCTTTAAGCCTTACTCCCGAAGGTATTATTACAGACTGGAATTTGTGCACAATTTGTGGTAAATGTGCCGAGGTTTGCCCAACAAAAGCCATCGAAATGAGTGGTCAACAAATGGATATCGATCAACTGATCAAAACCATCGAAAGCGAATCACTTTTCTTTGATCAGTCAGGTGGTGGAGTAACTTTTTCGGGTGGCGAACCTTTGATGCATTCCAAAACACTGCTTCAGCTTTTAGATGAATGTGGCAAAAGACATATTCACCGGGTGGTTGACACTTCTCTATTCAGCCGATCAGAAATTGTGAAACAGGTTGCCGAAAAAACGGAACTTTTTTTGGTTGATCTAAAACATTTGAATGATGAAAAGCACAGAAAATACACAGGTGTTTCAAATCAGTTGATCCTCGAAAACATTCATTTACTTTCGGATATTAATTCTGATTTCTGGATTCGTATTCCCTTGATAGATGGTGTTAATGCCGATGAAGAAAACATCAAAAAGAGTGCGGAATTTCTGAGTAAGTTAAACTGGAAATCAAAGTTGGTAAACCTCTTACCTTATCATGATATTGGCAGAAACAAACATTTAAAACTGGGTTCTAATTATAATGGTGATGGCATGACGGAACCCAACCAAGCAATAATTGAACGTAGCATTCGTATTTTTTCTGATTACGGGATTGAAGCAATCGTAGGAGGATAGAGGAATAAAAGAATAAATATAAAAACAAAGGCAAAGTATGGCATAAAATCACATTTAATCTTTCTTCTTTAATCAATCCTAATCCCAAACAAATTTCCAGTTACCATCAGGCTGGCGTTTCCAAACAGTATGAAAAACACCGGTATCTGATTTTATTTCACCCAATGAATCAATAACCGAATATATGTACTGCCCATAAGTGTATGCCAAATCTCCAGAACCTGACACTTCAACAAAATCGGGTTTCCAGCTAAGCTTTACCTTTTCTGAGTTGAATACACCATACTTAGCAGCTATAGCCTCCTTACCCTTAATGAGTTTATTTGAGCGCATCAAAACAGCATCATCTGCTGCATAATAAACAAAGGCGTTTCCTATTCCCTCCTCTGCTGCCATGGCGGCAAAGTCAGTTTCAGTTTGAATCACTTCTTCTTTCCAGCGAGTCTTTTGTTCAGAAATACTACCTTGTTTGCAAGCAGATAAAAGAATTACTATTCCGAACAGAATCCTTGATAATTGAAAGGCTATTTTCTTCATATAATTTTATCATTAAGCAACTTAAAAATAACATTAATCCTCCATAAAAGCAGTAATTTTAAATAATTATGAAGGTTCCTCCAAAAGGTATAATGTCATGAAGTGCTCAGTTAAGATACTGACACTATTCAAACTTAACCATAGCAATAGGAGGTTTCAAGGCTAAACAACACTGCATCATACTCAAATTCAACAGTATTTACGATCATTCATATTTTTGTATCTTATTAACTAAACCGCTCTTGTCTTATGCTCTAAGTTTAGTAACTTTGCAGCTTGTTTAATAAACGAGAAACAATCTGGGTGAATTAATTCACTACTACATTATTACTGATTTTAGAGCATGCAATTATTGATTAAAACCTTCCACGGACTGGAAGGTGTATTGGCCGAAGAGCTAAAAGGGTTAGGTGCATCGG contains:
- the hypD gene encoding trans-4-hydroxy-L-proline dehydratase, giving the protein MNTKQSIAAPQRAANSDGNYYNEKSKWSNPEMNDRIQRLRQLSVETEPSLSIERALIETEFYKENYGKYSIPVLRALNYLEICKKKTIYLGEQELIVGERGPKPKAVPTFPELTCHSVEDLHVLNTRELQRYTISQEDIDTYEKNVIPYWEGRTQRERIFNHVPEEWKAAYEAGLFTEFMEQRAPGHTTLDGKIYKMGLNDFKARIAEEIDRLDFMNDVEATDKLEQLKAMDISCDATIIFAQRHAEMAEELAQKEGDSKRKAELLKIAEVCRWVPANAPRTFWEAIQMYWFVHLGTVTELNGWDAMNPGHFDQHLAPFYEKELADGTLSREEAKELLSCFWIKVNNHPAPPKVGITARESGTYNDFTNINIGGVRANGLDGVNEVSYIMLEIIEDLHILQPGSSIHISSKTPDRFLKEGCKVIRQGHGYPSVFNPDIYIQELLRQGKSLQDAREGGCSGCIEVGAFGKEAYLLTGYLNVPKILEVTLNNGIDPVTGKKAGIATGDPRDFKSYDELYEAFVRQLNFVVDQKVRVSNYIDQMFAKYAPAPFLSVVIDDCISKGKDYYNGGPRYNTNYIQCTGLGTVTDSLSVLKHHVFDKKTFSMEKILDAVSKDFQGEEILHQTIINNTPFFGNDDPYADNIALGVYADLLKAIDGKPNTKGEQFYLNMLSTTCHVYFGKVMGATPNGRLAGKSISDGTSPSHGADTHGPSAVVKSLTKLDHTMSGGTLLNLRFLPSLLKRDQDIAKLSQLIRSYFALGGHHVQFNIVDTATLYAAQQNPEDYKDLLVRMAGYSDYFNDMNADLQQEVIDRTENESF
- a CDS encoding glycyl-radical enzyme activating protein encodes the protein MSNSLIFDIKRYAINDGPGIRLTIFFKGCPLNCKWCHNPESISPQTQKMYAIQKCIGAQACIEVCPENALSLTPEGIITDWNLCTICGKCAEVCPTKAIEMSGQQMDIDQLIKTIESESLFFDQSGGGVTFSGGEPLMHSKTLLQLLDECGKRHIHRVVDTSLFSRSEIVKQVAEKTELFLVDLKHLNDEKHRKYTGVSNQLILENIHLLSDINSDFWIRIPLIDGVNADEENIKKSAEFLSKLNWKSKLVNLLPYHDIGRNKHLKLGSNYNGDGMTEPNQAIIERSIRIFSDYGIEAIVGG
- a CDS encoding nuclear transport factor 2 family protein, producing the protein MKKIAFQLSRILFGIVILLSACKQGSISEQKTRWKEEVIQTETDFAAMAAEEGIGNAFVYYAADDAVLMRSNKLIKGKEAIAAKYGVFNSEKVKLSWKPDFVEVSGSGDLAYTYGQYIYSVIDSLGEIKSDTGVFHTVWKRQPDGNWKFVWD